Part of the Leptodactylus fuscus isolate aLepFus1 chromosome 6, aLepFus1.hap2, whole genome shotgun sequence genome, TCCAATGCTTGCAGTGAGGACAACACATGGGAGCCCGAAGAGAACCTGGACTGTCCTGATCTTATTGCAGAGTTTCTACAGTCTCAGAAATCCGCACACGAGACAGCCCGAGCGGATGGAAAGCGCAAGGCAGATTCTGATAATGAGCTTGGTACTGAAGAAAGTAAGCCCAAGAAAAAGAAAGAGGAGGTATGGAAAGTGAAGGACCCAAGCAGATAGAtggattacacacacacacacacacacacacacacacacaccagtaaATGAATAGTCATTTGGGTGTCACCAGATGTTCTTACACAATCTGAGCACATGCCACATAAAACAATTTCTCATTATTAaattacacctgatgaaggcgCATTTTGGTTTAAATCATCTTTTTTATCAATTTTAGCCCATTGTACATGGGTATCTCTAGTGGAAGATAAGCACAAGATAAATAAATTAACCCTTTGCAGTCACACATCCTACACTGTGACGATTTGTGGGGATCACCAATTACCAGTCTAATTACACATATGTTTTTGTATGATAACCTCTCTCCAAAAATAAGCAGCATCTTTACTGCCATTGCTGGCCATTATACTATaaataatattaaccccttagcgacccttgacgtaactgtacgtcatgggtcgcatggggatgtatggagcgagctcacacgctgagctcgctccatacacggcagatgccggctgtatcatacagccaggacctgccactaacagcagcggtcggtgcccgagccgatcgctgctgttaaccctttacacactgcggtcaaacgcgaccgcagcgtgtaaacagcgcaggcggcatgggcgccgccatgtttccccgatcgccgccctcctgaacgtcacatgagggcggtgatcggttgctatgacagccggaagcctattgaaggcttccaggcttgtctctgcccgagatctattagacgatgccagaggccagaggcatcgtctaatagaagtgctgggattctgctattcactgcagtactgtagtattgcagtgaatagtatgagcgatcagaccccctaggtttcaaggtacctaaggggtctgatcataaatgtaacagaagaaaaaaaaagtttttaaaagtattaaaaaaataaaaaaaatataaaagttcaaatcacccccctttccctagattagctataaaagtaattaaagaacattaaacataaacatattaggtatccccgcgctccaaaatgcccgaactattagaatattaaaacatttatcccgtactgcgaacggcgtagcggcaaaaaaaataaaaacagccaaaaagcgtttttttcaacactttgcctcctataaaaaattgaataaaaagtgatcaaaccatcagatctttccccaaatggtatcaatagaaacatcatcttgtcccgcataaaaagacaccacaaccagctccatacatggaaatatgaaaaagttacaggtgttagaacatgatgacacaaaattttttttctattttgcaaagtttatcatttttttaaaagtatcaaaacatttcaaatactatataaatttggtatcaccgcgttcgtactgacacgtagaacacaggtaacatgtcatttgtaccaaacagtgaacgctgtaaaaattaaacccataagaaaatggcgcaaatgcattttttctccaattgcacctcattctgaatttttttccagcttcccagtacattgcacagcatattgaatgatgccattacaaagtacaatttgtcccgcaaacaataagccatcatgtgactctgtgaactgaaaaatgaaaaagttatggctcttgaaatgtgaggagggaaaaacgaaaatgcgaaaccaaaaaatggcctggtccttaaggggttaagcatgTGTTGTTATTATTTACATTGAGTAACACTGTTTCTGCTTCCTTACCTCAGGTTGAGAAGCCTCGTGGATTTGCTCGAGGTTTAGATCCAGAAAGGATTATTGGAGCCACAGACTCAAGTGGGGAATTAATGTTCTTGATGAAATGGTAAGTAGCTTTTATTTTTGGATCTCTGTATTGGCGGCAATTGGTGTATATGGGGACGTTTCTGCTTACACAGTAATTCACCAGATGTTGTGTGCAACAGCCTAGAGGTAATATTATCTCCCATGTATAACCTACAGGAAAAATTCAGACGAAGCCGATCTCGTCCCAGCAAAGGAAGCTAACGTGAAGTGTCCCCAAGTGGTGATTTCATTCTACGAGGAGCGACTGACGTGGCATTCTTATCCTTCAGAGGATGATGACAAAAAGGAAGACAAAAACTAAAGGCTACATAAAGCGGTTATTAATAAGAACGGATGGTGGGAAGGTGTAGGAGGACAGCTAAAGGATTCAGTCTTTCCTGCAGTCACAAAGGGGGTTTATGTGTAAAGCCCAGGAGACACTGCACCCTATGcccctgctcctcctcttccccaCTAGTGTTACAAACTCTACATTTTTACCAAGTAGCATGTATTTTTTGGCTATTAGTGatgtctgtcaaaaaaaaaaaaaaaaaaaagacattgggGTGGGCGagggagaaattttttttttttcccccctttttttaacttttactcTTTCTAAACGAAGAGAGGAAATCTTGTCGCCAAAAAGATGATGCAGTGTGTTATTGTCACTCGTTCAGTGTTTGGCTGCTTCCTGGGGCATCAACGTTGCTGCCCCTCCAGGCAGCTGCAAGGATCCTACAAGACCAACATGCTACCTAGTAGATGGGGGGTATTAACATGTTCCTACATCTATTGCTTGGGATTGAAGGGATGATGTGGGCAAATTGTGAATTTTTAAACAGTTACTTGGAGATggtgctgtttatgtgaaaacttATTTTTGTTTAATCTCTTCTTTTCTCGTAACTTCTGAAGCAGGAAAGCCTTAGGGAGCCGGTATCCAGAGGATAATGGTTACCCAGGGACTTCTCTCTGAAGTTTTATTGTATAAACCTGTCActtgtaggttttttttatttctattttacagTAGCATGTGTTTTAGGTTCTGTGAAAACTTTTATCCTATGTAAAGTAAATCTTAGGCAGCATTTTGTCAGTCAGTCGTCCTAATAAAACTTTTAGATTTATAAAATACTTCTCTCTTTTGCCACTTGTATGATCTGCAGTTTCAAAAGATACTTTAGCTGAATCTGTAGCAACATTACAAATCTAGAACAAATGGACTAGAGGGGGGGAAATCCGAGGATGGGGGGAGTGTCtaaacattattattttatttttttttattatgccagTGCATCTACATTGCAGCAGCTTTGCAAATATTTGTATGTAGGTCTATATTCTTACAaggcaacagactacaaacaaaccctggtcCTGCAGTTAGAAGTCAATCTTGTGGCCTAATTCTTGCCCACAGTCCAGAAGTTAGTAAAAATAGGGGGACAAACTAGTAGGACTGGATGTTCAGGCTACATATATTGTTGTATTTTTCTTAATTCAAAAGTATCTGCTTGGATGCTATATTGGAATGGGTGAAACACAAATATTACCAAGAGGGATCTTGAGTACCCACATTGACGAATcccagtttgtttttttgtttttttgttgttttttttttgggggggggggggggggtttgttgcAGAATTTACTGTGGTTTAAtcttaagggtcggttcacattagcgtatgtatacTGTCCggttagagtctgcatggagacaccCCCACCGGActacaattgcaagcactgtgctgtaatagcacacagaccccatagactataatgggggtctgtgtgcttttacagcacttgcagttgcgttgataTTCTGTTAGGGGGGGGGTTATGTctgcatgcagactcccctggacggaattcaaacgctgatgtgaaccaggggtaagcaaggagtggattgagcagaaaggagacgtGTAaggagcttcttatatatttcccattccttttgtggccattctttgctttggctccaaaaatgctgcattttacattacctgcaacatGGATGGGAATCTCACTAATgctatccacacactgcagaaaaaacatcCACAGCGGAGAAGCTGGGTTTTCAAaagcacagcatgtcaattatacatacagaaaagCTGGGGTTTTTGTATAGGTAGAATATGGGCAGAAAGTAGGAAGAAAAGTGTTTACACTGCGGTCTTATTGCTATGGCTCACCTTCCAGCCCTAAATGGATTTTttctttcatattgatgaccctgCACAGATTCGTTCTTCTACCACCTAGAAGCTGCTGCAGGACACAGCGAGCACAAGCAGTCTACTCCTAATTCCAG contains:
- the CBX1 gene encoding chromobox protein homolog 1, which encodes MGKKQNKKKMEEVVDEEEEEYVVEKVLDRRVVKGKVEYLLKWKGFSDEDNTWEPEENLDCPDLIAEFLQSQKSAHETARADGKRKADSDNELGTEESKPKKKKEEVEKPRGFARGLDPERIIGATDSSGELMFLMKWKNSDEADLVPAKEANVKCPQVVISFYEERLTWHSYPSEDDDKKEDKN